One part of the Candidatus Methylomirabilota bacterium genome encodes these proteins:
- a CDS encoding type II toxin-antitoxin system prevent-host-death family antitoxin — MRELRLQTPSVLRRVAKGEKVIITNRGKPQAALLKPTEDEIEDIVLTHPSLLHEIAAARREYDAKGGVPLWQRTL; from the coding sequence CTGCGCGAGCTGAGGCTTCAGACCCCGAGCGTGCTGCGGAGAGTCGCCAAGGGTGAGAAAGTGATCATCACCAACCGCGGCAAGCCCCAGGCGGCTCTCCTGAAGCCCACCGAGGACGAGATCGAGGACATCGTTCTGACCCATCCTTCGCTCCTTCACGAGATCGCCGCCGCTCGACGCGAGTATGATGCAAAGGGGGGTGTGCCGCTCTGGCAGAGAACGCTTTAG